In Nonomuraea sp. NBC_00507, the following are encoded in one genomic region:
- a CDS encoding MmcQ/YjbR family DNA-binding protein: MAGGWTDADVELVRGRLAELAGGLPGVVDEDSFGHVGFMVGRKRIAWLLIDHHGDGRLTLAVKAPPGELETLMAADPARYFRPAYVKSWVGVELLEVEPDWAEIGALLEQAWRMTAGKRAVAAYDAEHSGRDQAHGP; the protein is encoded by the coding sequence ATGGCTGGCGGTTGGACGGATGCGGACGTCGAGCTGGTGCGGGGACGGCTGGCCGAGCTGGCCGGTGGGCTGCCCGGGGTGGTCGACGAGGATTCCTTCGGGCACGTCGGGTTCATGGTGGGGCGCAAGCGGATCGCGTGGTTGCTCATCGACCACCACGGCGACGGTCGGCTGACGCTCGCCGTGAAGGCGCCGCCGGGCGAGCTGGAGACGCTGATGGCCGCCGACCCGGCACGCTACTTCCGCCCCGCCTACGTCAAGTCGTGGGTCGGCGTCGAGCTGCTCGAGGTCGAGCCCGACTGGGCGGAGATCGGAGCGCTGCTGGAGCAGGCGTGGCGGATGACGGCAGGCAAGCGCGCCGTGGCGGCATACGACGCCGAGCATTCCGGTCGGGATCAGGCGCACGGCCCCTGA
- a CDS encoding DUF6624 domain-containing protein, protein MRALVVCALAVLMAVAACGDDPPSSPTLRTELLQMLKVDQEVRTLEATEEDWNRVEKANTDRMRQILDAHGWPGHSMVGKDGAHAAWALIQHADRDLDLQRRGLELMRQAVEKDEADPSDLAYLVDRVRVAEKKPQVYGTQWETDPQGNWRPRTPIENEAEVDERRADVGLKPIKEYVEELKSLE, encoded by the coding sequence ATGCGTGCACTGGTGGTGTGTGCCCTCGCCGTCCTCATGGCGGTCGCGGCCTGCGGCGACGATCCGCCGTCCAGTCCCACGTTACGCACCGAGTTGCTGCAGATGTTGAAGGTCGACCAGGAGGTCCGGACGCTCGAGGCGACCGAGGAGGACTGGAACCGGGTGGAGAAGGCCAACACCGACCGCATGCGCCAGATCCTCGACGCGCACGGCTGGCCGGGCCACTCGATGGTCGGCAAGGACGGCGCGCACGCCGCCTGGGCGCTGATCCAGCACGCCGACCGCGACCTCGACCTGCAACGCCGCGGCCTGGAGCTGATGCGCCAGGCCGTGGAGAAGGACGAGGCGGATCCCTCCGACCTGGCCTATCTCGTGGATCGGGTGCGGGTGGCGGAGAAGAAGCCGCAGGTGTACGGCACGCAGTGGGAGACCGATCCGCAGGGAAACTGGCGCCCCCGCACCCCGATCGAGAACGAGGCGGAGGTGGACGAGCGGCGTGCGGACGTCGGGCTGAAGCCCATCAAGGAATACGTGGAGGAGCTCAAGTCGCTCGAGTGA
- a CDS encoding DinB family protein, which produces MTVSDPKADLHRYLQTAREALLWKLDGLSEYDIRRPMTPTGTNLLGLVKHVASVEFGYFSDTFGRPSGEPLPWHEDDAEPNADMWATADESREQITALYHRAWAHADATINELRLDAVGRVAWWPAERREVTLHRILIHVIAETNRHAGHADIVRELIDGAAGLRADNGNLPAADQAWWQSYWSRLEQTAQEAGKSR; this is translated from the coding sequence ATGACCGTATCGGACCCCAAAGCCGACCTCCACCGCTATCTGCAGACCGCTCGCGAGGCCCTGCTCTGGAAACTCGACGGCCTCTCCGAGTACGACATCCGCCGCCCCATGACACCGACGGGCACCAACCTCCTCGGCCTGGTCAAACACGTGGCCAGCGTCGAGTTCGGCTACTTCAGCGACACCTTCGGCCGCCCGTCCGGCGAGCCACTGCCCTGGCACGAGGACGACGCGGAGCCCAACGCGGACATGTGGGCGACGGCCGACGAGTCCCGCGAGCAGATCACCGCCCTGTACCACCGGGCCTGGGCGCACGCGGACGCCACGATCAATGAGCTGCGGCTGGACGCGGTCGGCCGAGTCGCCTGGTGGCCGGCCGAACGCCGCGAGGTCACGCTGCACCGGATCCTGATCCACGTGATCGCCGAGACCAACCGCCACGCCGGCCACGCCGACATCGTCAGAGAGCTGATCGACGGCGCCGCCGGACTACGCGCGGACAACGGCAACCTGCCGGCCGCGGATCAGGCGTGGTGGCAGTCGTACTGGAGCCGCCTGGAGCAGACGGCGCAGGAGGCCGGCAAGAGCCGCTAG
- the pip gene encoding prolyl aminopeptidase — MYPPIEPYDHGMLDVGDGNLVYWEVCGNPEGKPALVVHGGPGSGCSVGVRKTFDPERYRIVLFDQRNCGRSRPHASDPATDLSANTTHHLIADMEVLREHLGIGKWLLYGGSWGSTLILAYAEAHPERVSEIVIPAVTTTRRFEIDWLYRGVGRFFPEEWERFRQGVPEADRDGDTFALLAAYSRLLADPDPAVRAKAARDWVTWEDAVISLETNGKPNAYSDRPDEAVMAMTRICSHYFSNGAWLEEGVLLREAGRLAGIPGVLIHGRLDLGGPVDTAWHLAQAWPDARLVVVDDSGHTGSETMRKEIFAALDAFAPR; from the coding sequence TTGTATCCCCCGATTGAGCCCTACGACCACGGCATGCTCGACGTCGGCGATGGCAACCTCGTCTATTGGGAGGTCTGCGGCAACCCCGAGGGCAAGCCCGCGCTCGTCGTGCACGGCGGGCCGGGCTCGGGCTGCTCGGTCGGCGTGCGGAAGACGTTCGACCCGGAGCGTTATCGGATCGTCCTGTTCGACCAGCGCAACTGCGGCCGCAGCCGGCCGCACGCCAGTGACCCGGCGACCGACCTGAGCGCCAACACCACGCACCACCTGATCGCCGACATGGAGGTGCTGCGTGAGCACCTCGGCATCGGCAAATGGCTGCTGTACGGCGGCTCGTGGGGCTCGACGCTGATCCTGGCCTACGCCGAGGCGCATCCCGAGCGTGTGTCGGAGATCGTCATCCCCGCTGTGACGACCACGCGCCGCTTCGAGATCGACTGGCTCTACCGAGGCGTCGGCAGGTTCTTCCCCGAGGAATGGGAGCGGTTCAGGCAGGGCGTGCCGGAGGCCGACCGCGACGGCGACACCTTCGCGTTGCTGGCGGCGTACTCGCGGCTCCTGGCCGACCCGGACCCCGCCGTCCGTGCGAAGGCCGCCCGCGACTGGGTCACCTGGGAGGACGCGGTGATCTCCCTGGAGACCAACGGCAAGCCGAACGCCTACAGCGACCGGCCCGACGAGGCCGTCATGGCCATGACGCGGATCTGCTCGCATTACTTCTCCAACGGCGCCTGGCTGGAGGAGGGCGTGTTGCTGCGCGAGGCCGGGCGGCTGGCCGGGATCCCCGGCGTGCTCATCCACGGCCGCCTGGACCTGGGCGGGCCGGTCGACACGGCGTGGCACCTGGCCCAGGCGTGGCCCGACGCCCGGCTGGTCGTGGTGGACGACTCCGGGCACACCGGCAGCGAGACGATGCGGAAAGAGATCTTCGCGGCGCTGGACGCCTTCGCTCCCCGGTGA
- a CDS encoding NUDIX hydrolase, with translation MRTRWGARVVLLDRDERVLLVQHRNDGAIVVPGSPVRDLFWIPPGGGVEDGEDLLDAARRELAEETGLTEVEWGPCLWIRDVHVTWDGRPVHAREQYFLARYRGGEDVCRARLDPSEQDVITELRWWSPGELTVADGETLRPPGLSDLLAEVLAGRLPDEPRVLSA, from the coding sequence GTGCGAACGCGATGGGGTGCCCGGGTCGTGCTGCTCGATCGCGATGAGCGGGTCCTGCTGGTTCAGCACAGGAACGACGGCGCCATCGTGGTGCCGGGCTCGCCCGTGCGGGATCTGTTCTGGATCCCGCCGGGTGGGGGTGTGGAGGACGGCGAGGACCTCCTCGACGCCGCGCGGCGGGAGTTGGCGGAGGAAACCGGGCTGACGGAGGTCGAGTGGGGCCCGTGCCTGTGGATTCGCGACGTTCACGTGACGTGGGACGGGCGGCCGGTGCATGCGCGGGAACAGTACTTCCTCGCCCGGTATCGGGGCGGGGAGGATGTCTGCCGCGCTCGTCTGGATCCCAGCGAGCAGGATGTGATCACTGAGCTTCGATGGTGGTCCCCGGGGGAGCTGACCGTCGCCGATGGTGAGACGTTGCGGCCTCCAGGACTGTCCGACCTCCTCGCCGAGGTGCTGGCCGGACGGTTGCCGGATGAACCTCGTGTGTTGAGTGCTTGA
- a CDS encoding FAD-dependent monooxygenase yields MGGRILIAGASIAGTTLAHWLARHGLRPTLVERAPGLRVGGNGVDLRDEAMAVAERMGIMPRVREAAADVRGIRFVDADDRAVARIDMRRLQSGGGEVEIMRGDLVRLLHEAGGSGVEHLFGTAVQGIEQDDDGVTVSFDRGVSRRFDLVVGADGLHSTVRRLAFGPESGFVRHMGHYFAFAKTDAALGEDRHVTMYNLPGKMAGIYRSGNHAQAMAYFMFRSGPLAYDHRDVGEHKRLVREAFGHETSWRVRELLATALDDPDFYFDALSQVRMPSWSSGRVTLVGDAAHCAAPASGAGAELAIVGAYRLAEALANAPDHTAAFRHYQEGHRGLVRSKQRIGPNVRMMVPKNRLGMWTRNVLVRSPLVGGST; encoded by the coding sequence ATGGGCGGGCGAATTCTGATCGCAGGGGCGAGCATCGCGGGGACGACGCTGGCGCACTGGCTGGCCAGGCACGGGCTGCGGCCCACCCTGGTCGAGCGAGCCCCTGGGCTGCGCGTGGGCGGGAACGGCGTCGACCTGCGGGACGAGGCGATGGCGGTGGCCGAGCGGATGGGGATCATGCCGCGGGTCCGGGAGGCGGCGGCGGATGTGCGGGGCATCCGGTTCGTCGACGCCGACGACCGGGCCGTGGCCCGCATCGACATGCGACGCCTGCAGAGCGGGGGCGGCGAGGTCGAGATCATGCGCGGCGACCTGGTGAGGCTGCTCCACGAGGCGGGGGGATCGGGTGTCGAGCACCTCTTCGGCACCGCTGTGCAGGGCATCGAGCAGGACGACGACGGGGTGACGGTGTCCTTCGACAGGGGCGTGAGCAGGCGGTTCGACCTGGTGGTAGGCGCGGATGGGCTGCACTCCACGGTGCGGCGGCTGGCCTTCGGGCCCGAGAGCGGGTTCGTCCGGCACATGGGGCACTACTTCGCCTTCGCCAAGACGGACGCGGCGCTGGGGGAGGACCGTCACGTGACGATGTACAACCTGCCGGGGAAGATGGCGGGCATCTACCGGTCGGGCAACCACGCGCAGGCCATGGCGTACTTCATGTTCCGGTCGGGGCCGCTGGCCTACGACCACCGCGACGTCGGGGAGCACAAGCGGCTGGTGCGGGAGGCGTTCGGGCACGAGACCTCGTGGCGGGTGCGCGAGCTGCTGGCCACGGCGCTCGACGATCCCGATTTCTACTTCGACGCGTTGAGCCAGGTACGCATGCCGTCGTGGTCGTCGGGCCGGGTGACGCTCGTCGGCGATGCCGCCCACTGCGCGGCGCCGGCCTCGGGAGCGGGAGCGGAGCTGGCGATCGTGGGGGCGTACCGGCTCGCGGAGGCGCTCGCGAACGCGCCCGATCACACGGCGGCCTTCCGGCACTACCAGGAAGGGCACAGAGGGCTGGTCAGGAGCAAGCAGCGGATCGGGCCCAACGTGCGGATGATGGTGCCGAAGAACCGCCTCGGGATGTGGACCAGAAACGTGCTGGTCCGCTCGCCGCTCGTCGGCGGAAGCACGTGA
- a CDS encoding neutral zinc metallopeptidase, producing MKLLKSAALACVLTASIAVTAPTAATAYPVKDPKLTKNSLYDMGALPMTTCEEPPIKRNNRKLARAYLNAVIACLEDTWEQHLWNAGMRYEKVKVRHMDRIPKNYCGFDVGKEDSQAWYCGRNGTLVFQLGKGWLDDPYDLWLFDTAASMYGYHVQKQVGIATAIDKLRHGKKAEYYEQERRESLQTECLGGAFIKSVWPIGNRTTDDWDELLDLFVGDEPGDERWYGKASTIKMWIKRGFATGDPAACNTWTASSSEVA from the coding sequence GTGAAACTCCTGAAGAGTGCGGCGCTCGCGTGCGTCCTGACGGCGTCCATTGCGGTTACGGCCCCCACCGCGGCGACCGCGTATCCGGTGAAAGACCCCAAACTTACCAAAAACTCTCTCTATGACATGGGCGCGCTGCCCATGACCACGTGCGAGGAGCCGCCGATCAAGCGCAACAATCGCAAGCTCGCCCGCGCCTATCTGAACGCGGTCATCGCCTGTTTGGAAGACACGTGGGAGCAACACCTGTGGAACGCCGGCATGCGTTACGAGAAGGTCAAGGTCCGGCACATGGATCGGATTCCCAAGAACTACTGCGGCTTCGACGTGGGAAAAGAGGATTCCCAGGCGTGGTACTGCGGCCGTAATGGCACGCTGGTCTTCCAGCTCGGCAAGGGATGGCTCGACGACCCCTACGACCTGTGGCTGTTCGATACGGCGGCCTCCATGTACGGCTACCACGTCCAGAAGCAGGTCGGCATCGCCACCGCCATCGACAAATTACGCCACGGCAAGAAGGCGGAATACTACGAGCAGGAGCGCCGCGAGAGCCTGCAGACCGAATGCCTCGGCGGCGCCTTCATAAAGAGCGTGTGGCCGATCGGCAACAGGACGACGGACGACTGGGACGAATTGCTGGACCTCTTCGTGGGTGACGAGCCCGGCGACGAGCGGTGGTACGGCAAGGCGTCCACCATCAAGATGTGGATCAAGCGGGGGTTCGCCACGGGTGATCCTGCCGCCTGCAACACCTGGACCGCCTCGTCGTCCGAGGTCGCCTGA
- a CDS encoding AraC family transcriptional regulator, translated as MQQVRDVNGTQLAVVRPASGGFPRHSHDEYVISTNLCGREAVRLDRASFDVDLDEVTVYNPGQVQSCTTRTPDGAAFACVSWYVPPAVLTALTGGAPVDFERPLVRSAPLRAELLRAARDLPGGDPALIEERLTVLLLRLLDLTGTSATRRRGPDGTSGPTGAGTGDGRIAAVLDRLRGDLSNPPSLAGLAEDAGMSREHLIRSFTRATGCPPYAWHLQARLAEGRRRLRHGEPVADVAHALGFADQAHFHRHFTAAYAVTPGRYRRVNI; from the coding sequence ATGCAGCAGGTCAGGGACGTGAACGGCACGCAGCTGGCCGTGGTCAGGCCGGCCTCCGGCGGGTTCCCACGGCACAGCCACGACGAGTACGTCATCAGCACCAACCTGTGTGGCCGCGAGGCGGTGCGTCTGGACCGGGCCTCGTTCGACGTGGACCTGGACGAGGTGACCGTCTACAACCCCGGCCAGGTCCAGTCCTGCACGACGCGGACGCCGGACGGGGCGGCGTTCGCGTGCGTGAGCTGGTACGTGCCGCCTGCCGTCCTCACCGCCCTGACCGGCGGCGCGCCGGTGGACTTCGAGCGCCCGCTCGTCCGCTCCGCCCCCCTGCGTGCTGAGCTGCTGCGGGCGGCCAGGGACCTGCCGGGCGGCGACCCGGCGCTGATCGAGGAGCGCCTCACGGTGCTCCTGCTGCGCCTGCTGGACCTCACCGGAACGAGTGCCACCCGCCGGCGCGGCCCGGACGGCACCAGCGGCCCCACCGGCGCCGGGACCGGCGACGGCAGGATCGCCGCCGTGCTCGACCGGCTCCGCGGCGATCTGTCCAACCCGCCGTCCCTGGCCGGTCTCGCCGAGGACGCCGGGATGTCCCGCGAACACCTCATCCGCTCGTTCACCCGGGCCACCGGCTGCCCACCGTACGCGTGGCACCTGCAGGCGCGGCTGGCCGAGGGGCGCCGGCGGCTGCGGCACGGCGAGCCGGTCGCCGACGTGGCCCACGCTTTGGGGTTCGCCGACCAGGCACATTTCCACCGGCACTTCACGGCCGCGTACGCCGTCACCCCCGGCCGCTACCGTCGCGTCAACATCTGA
- a CDS encoding TetR family transcriptional regulator: MTDDTRSRILQVALDLFAARGYHATSIREIAERLELTKTAVLYHFPSKGAIIAALAEPMLTDMQAALDAAGRLPAGDERRRRWAVIEGLLDVWLAHRYLLRLQLRDLALASEEPVFERFRDAAVLAEHLIAGPLADHVVRIRAVQAFAMLSDPVVMFADLPADLLRPAVLSGVERLLEEPAPSRAAPRPVGRRRGRPGALSPEAVETARRMHASGRHTAAEIARTLGVSRATLYRHLSGS; this comes from the coding sequence GTGACGGACGACACCCGCTCGCGCATCCTTCAGGTGGCGCTCGACCTGTTCGCCGCGCGCGGCTACCACGCCACCTCGATCCGCGAGATCGCCGAGCGCCTGGAGCTGACCAAGACCGCGGTTCTCTACCATTTCCCCAGCAAGGGCGCCATCATCGCGGCGCTGGCCGAGCCGATGCTGACCGACATGCAGGCGGCGCTGGACGCGGCCGGCCGCCTGCCGGCCGGCGACGAGCGCCGGCGGCGGTGGGCCGTCATCGAGGGCCTGCTGGATGTGTGGCTGGCCCACCGTTACCTGCTCAGGCTGCAACTGAGGGACCTGGCGCTGGCCTCCGAAGAGCCTGTCTTCGAGCGTTTTCGAGACGCCGCCGTCCTGGCCGAGCACCTCATCGCCGGGCCGCTCGCGGATCACGTGGTGCGGATCCGGGCGGTGCAGGCGTTCGCCATGCTCAGCGACCCCGTCGTGATGTTCGCGGACCTGCCCGCCGACCTGCTGCGACCCGCTGTGCTGTCAGGGGTGGAACGGCTACTGGAAGAGCCGGCCCCGAGCCGCGCCGCACCGCGGCCGGTGGGACGCCGGCGTGGCCGGCCGGGGGCGCTGAGCCCGGAGGCGGTCGAGACGGCGCGGCGCATGCACGCCTCCGGCCGGCACACTGCCGCCGAGATCGCCCGCACGCTCGGCGTGTCCCGCGCGACGCTCTACCGGCACCTTTCCGGGTCTTAA
- a CDS encoding nitroreductase family deazaflavin-dependent oxidoreductase produces the protein MIEQQQSNGGVKARVSTALRPFFQWLAGTRGFALIAPKIVPPLDRLVNRMTGGRALMGDQMIPHLLLTTTGSKSGQLRETPLACLPEDGGTFLVVGSNFGREHHPAWSGNLLKTPQATVRFRGRVIPVTAALLTDAEREQAWETLIRFWPLYQGYTDRSGRELRVFRLSPDVR, from the coding sequence GTGATCGAGCAGCAGCAGTCCAACGGCGGGGTCAAGGCACGCGTCAGCACCGCGCTGCGCCCGTTCTTCCAGTGGCTGGCGGGCACCAGGGGCTTCGCCCTGATCGCGCCCAAGATCGTGCCCCCGCTGGACCGCCTCGTCAACCGGATGACCGGCGGCCGCGCGCTCATGGGCGACCAGATGATCCCCCACCTGCTGCTCACCACCACCGGCAGCAAGTCGGGGCAGCTCCGGGAGACCCCGTTGGCCTGCCTGCCCGAGGACGGCGGCACGTTCCTCGTCGTCGGCAGCAACTTCGGCAGGGAGCATCACCCCGCCTGGAGCGGCAACCTCCTCAAGACCCCGCAGGCCACGGTACGGTTCCGGGGCCGCGTGATCCCTGTGACGGCCGCCCTGCTGACCGACGCCGAACGCGAGCAGGCATGGGAGACCCTCATCCGCTTCTGGCCGCTCTACCAGGGCTACACCGACCGCTCCGGCCGCGAACTCCGCGTCTTCCGCCTCTCCCCGGACGTCCGCTAG
- a CDS encoding LysE family transporter gives MSEIFLLAFWVGLLFNAAPGAVFSESLRRGVRGGFGPAFAVQVGSLAGDAVWALLGLAGVGALFAVPALRVPLTVSGCLLLGWLGVTALREAAFPPAEATSRTPSRRGALSVGAAMSLGNPWNVVYWSGAAGAVSSVLGRDAGVSGLAVFFTGFMTSSLAWCFVSAGLIALLRRALPPLAVRLLEAACGLSLIVFAALLAARLAPL, from the coding sequence ATGTCCGAGATCTTCCTGCTGGCCTTCTGGGTGGGGTTGTTGTTCAACGCGGCACCGGGCGCGGTCTTCAGCGAGTCGCTGCGGCGGGGCGTGCGCGGCGGCTTCGGTCCGGCGTTCGCCGTGCAGGTCGGGTCGCTGGCGGGTGACGCCGTGTGGGCGCTGCTCGGTTTGGCCGGCGTCGGGGCGCTGTTCGCCGTGCCTGCTCTGCGCGTCCCGCTGACGGTGTCCGGGTGCCTGCTGCTGGGCTGGCTCGGGGTGACGGCCCTGCGGGAGGCCGCCTTCCCACCTGCCGAGGCGACCTCCCGCACCCCGTCACGACGGGGCGCGCTCTCGGTCGGCGCGGCCATGTCGCTCGGCAACCCCTGGAACGTCGTCTATTGGTCAGGGGCGGCCGGCGCGGTCAGCTCCGTCCTGGGGCGGGACGCGGGCGTGAGCGGCCTCGCCGTCTTCTTCACCGGTTTCATGACCTCCTCTCTGGCCTGGTGCTTCGTCTCCGCGGGCCTCATCGCCCTGCTCCGCAGAGCGCTGCCACCCCTGGCGGTACGCCTTCTGGAGGCGGCCTGCGGGCTGTCCCTGATCGTCTTCGCCGCCCTGCTCGCCGCCCGCCTGGCCCCGCTCTGA